From a region of the Tursiops truncatus isolate mTurTru1 chromosome 2, mTurTru1.mat.Y, whole genome shotgun sequence genome:
- the PGF gene encoding placenta growth factor isoform X4 codes for MGSPGVRAWWFSLGAPWLGTSEKMPAMRLFTCFLQLLAGLALPAVPPQQWALSAANGSSEVEVVPFQEVWGRSYCRALERLVDIVSEYPGEVEHMFSPSCVSLLRCTGCCGDENLHCVPVETVNVTMQLLKIRSGDRPSYVELTFSQHVRCECRPLREKMKPERRRPKGRGKRKREKQRHTDCHLACLLPPTGLRKSFHAMGLGLAKSYPMSPTLHERRPPPHSVKIGMLGRILGAAILFPGGNQPLGGERPHTQLVYLLPPCWHLPSIY; via the exons AT GGGCTCCCCCGGGGTACGAGCATGGTGGTTTTCCCTTGGAGCCCCCTGGCTTGGTACGTCTGAGAAGATGCCTGCCATGAGGCTGTTCACTTGCTTCCTGCAGCTCCTGGCTGGGCTGGCCCTGCCTGCTGTGCCCCCCCAG CAGTGGGCCTTGTCTGCTGCGAACGGCTCATCAGAGGTGGAAG TGGTGCCCTTCCAGGAAGTGTGGGGCCGTAGCTACTGCCGGGCCCTGGAGAGGCTGGTGGACATCGTGTCTGAGTACCCCGGCGAGGTTGAGCACATGTTCAGCCCGTCCTGCGTCTCCCTGCTGCGCTGCACGGGCTGCTGTGGCGATGAGAACCTGCACTGTGTTCCAGTGGAGACGGTCAATGTCACCATGCAG ctCCTGAAGATCCGCTCTGGGGACCGGCCCTCCTACGTGGAGCTGACGTTCTCTCAGCATGTGCGCTGCGAGTGCAG GCCTCTGCGGGAGAAGATGAAGCCAGAAAG GAGGAGACCCAAgggcagggggaagaggaagagagagaagcagagacacacAGACTGCCACCT GGCCTGTCTCCTTCCACCAACAGGACTCAGGAAATCATTTCATGCCATGGGACTGGGGCTGGCCAAGTCCTACCCCATGAGCCCAACCCTGCACGAGCGGAGACCTCCACCCCACTCTGTGAAGATAGGGATGCTGGGGAGGATTCTGG GTGCGGCGATACTGTTCCCCGGAGGTAACCAGCCCCTCGGAGGAGAGAGACCCCACACCCAGCTCGTGTATTTATTACCTCCCTGCTGGCACCTGCCCTCTATTTATTAG
- the PGF gene encoding placenta growth factor isoform X3, whose protein sequence is MPAMRLFTCFLQLLAGLALPAVPPQQWALSAANGSSEVEVVPFQEVWGRSYCRALERLVDIVSEYPGEVEHMFSPSCVSLLRCTGCCGDENLHCVPVETVNVTMQLLKIRSGDRPSYVELTFSQHVRCECRPLREKMKPERRRPKGRGKRKREKQRHTDCHLTQEIISCHGTGAGQVLPHEPNPARAETSTPLCEDRDAGEDSGCGDTVPRR, encoded by the exons ATGCCTGCCATGAGGCTGTTCACTTGCTTCCTGCAGCTCCTGGCTGGGCTGGCCCTGCCTGCTGTGCCCCCCCAG CAGTGGGCCTTGTCTGCTGCGAACGGCTCATCAGAGGTGGAAG TGGTGCCCTTCCAGGAAGTGTGGGGCCGTAGCTACTGCCGGGCCCTGGAGAGGCTGGTGGACATCGTGTCTGAGTACCCCGGCGAGGTTGAGCACATGTTCAGCCCGTCCTGCGTCTCCCTGCTGCGCTGCACGGGCTGCTGTGGCGATGAGAACCTGCACTGTGTTCCAGTGGAGACGGTCAATGTCACCATGCAG ctCCTGAAGATCCGCTCTGGGGACCGGCCCTCCTACGTGGAGCTGACGTTCTCTCAGCATGTGCGCTGCGAGTGCAG GCCTCTGCGGGAGAAGATGAAGCCAGAAAG GAGGAGACCCAAgggcagggggaagaggaagagagagaagcagagacacacAGACTGCCACCT GACTCAGGAAATCATTTCATGCCATGGGACTGGGGCTGGCCAAGTCCTACCCCATGAGCCCAACCCTGCACGAGCGGAGACCTCCACCCCACTCTGTGAAGATAGGGATGCTGGGGAGGATTCTGG GTGCGGCGATACTGTTCCCCGGAGGTAA
- the PGF gene encoding placenta growth factor isoform X1: MPAMRLFTCFLQLLAGLALPAVPPQQWALSAANGSSEVEVVPFQEVWGRSYCRALERLVDIVSEYPGEVEHMFSPSCVSLLRCTGCCGDENLHCVPVETVNVTMQLLKIRSGDRPSYVELTFSQHVRCECRPLREKMKPERRRPKGRGKRKREKQRHTDCHLACLLPPTGLRKSFHAMGLGLAKSYPMSPTLHERRPPPHSVKIGMLGRILGAAILFPGGNQPLGGERPHTQLVYLLPPCWHLPSIY; this comes from the exons ATGCCTGCCATGAGGCTGTTCACTTGCTTCCTGCAGCTCCTGGCTGGGCTGGCCCTGCCTGCTGTGCCCCCCCAG CAGTGGGCCTTGTCTGCTGCGAACGGCTCATCAGAGGTGGAAG TGGTGCCCTTCCAGGAAGTGTGGGGCCGTAGCTACTGCCGGGCCCTGGAGAGGCTGGTGGACATCGTGTCTGAGTACCCCGGCGAGGTTGAGCACATGTTCAGCCCGTCCTGCGTCTCCCTGCTGCGCTGCACGGGCTGCTGTGGCGATGAGAACCTGCACTGTGTTCCAGTGGAGACGGTCAATGTCACCATGCAG ctCCTGAAGATCCGCTCTGGGGACCGGCCCTCCTACGTGGAGCTGACGTTCTCTCAGCATGTGCGCTGCGAGTGCAG GCCTCTGCGGGAGAAGATGAAGCCAGAAAG GAGGAGACCCAAgggcagggggaagaggaagagagagaagcagagacacacAGACTGCCACCT GGCCTGTCTCCTTCCACCAACAGGACTCAGGAAATCATTTCATGCCATGGGACTGGGGCTGGCCAAGTCCTACCCCATGAGCCCAACCCTGCACGAGCGGAGACCTCCACCCCACTCTGTGAAGATAGGGATGCTGGGGAGGATTCTGG GTGCGGCGATACTGTTCCCCGGAGGTAACCAGCCCCTCGGAGGAGAGAGACCCCACACCCAGCTCGTGTATTTATTACCTCCCTGCTGGCACCTGCCCTCTATTTATTAG
- the PGF gene encoding placenta growth factor isoform X2 → MPAMRLFTCFLQLLAGLALPAVPPQWALSAANGSSEVEVVPFQEVWGRSYCRALERLVDIVSEYPGEVEHMFSPSCVSLLRCTGCCGDENLHCVPVETVNVTMQLLKIRSGDRPSYVELTFSQHVRCECRPLREKMKPERRRPKGRGKRKREKQRHTDCHLACLLPPTGLRKSFHAMGLGLAKSYPMSPTLHERRPPPHSVKIGMLGRILGAAILFPGGNQPLGGERPHTQLVYLLPPCWHLPSIY, encoded by the exons ATGCCTGCCATGAGGCTGTTCACTTGCTTCCTGCAGCTCCTGGCTGGGCTGGCCCTGCCTGCTGTGCCCCCCCAG TGGGCCTTGTCTGCTGCGAACGGCTCATCAGAGGTGGAAG TGGTGCCCTTCCAGGAAGTGTGGGGCCGTAGCTACTGCCGGGCCCTGGAGAGGCTGGTGGACATCGTGTCTGAGTACCCCGGCGAGGTTGAGCACATGTTCAGCCCGTCCTGCGTCTCCCTGCTGCGCTGCACGGGCTGCTGTGGCGATGAGAACCTGCACTGTGTTCCAGTGGAGACGGTCAATGTCACCATGCAG ctCCTGAAGATCCGCTCTGGGGACCGGCCCTCCTACGTGGAGCTGACGTTCTCTCAGCATGTGCGCTGCGAGTGCAG GCCTCTGCGGGAGAAGATGAAGCCAGAAAG GAGGAGACCCAAgggcagggggaagaggaagagagagaagcagagacacacAGACTGCCACCT GGCCTGTCTCCTTCCACCAACAGGACTCAGGAAATCATTTCATGCCATGGGACTGGGGCTGGCCAAGTCCTACCCCATGAGCCCAACCCTGCACGAGCGGAGACCTCCACCCCACTCTGTGAAGATAGGGATGCTGGGGAGGATTCTGG GTGCGGCGATACTGTTCCCCGGAGGTAACCAGCCCCTCGGAGGAGAGAGACCCCACACCCAGCTCGTGTATTTATTACCTCCCTGCTGGCACCTGCCCTCTATTTATTAG
- the PGF gene encoding placenta growth factor isoform X8 produces the protein MPAMRLFTCFLQLLAGLALPAVPPQQWALSAANGSSEVEVVPFQEVWGRSYCRALERLVDIVSEYPGEVEHMFSPSCVSLLRCTGCCGDENLHCVPVETVNVTMQLLKIRSGDRPSYVELTFSQHVRCECRCGDTVPRR, from the exons ATGCCTGCCATGAGGCTGTTCACTTGCTTCCTGCAGCTCCTGGCTGGGCTGGCCCTGCCTGCTGTGCCCCCCCAG CAGTGGGCCTTGTCTGCTGCGAACGGCTCATCAGAGGTGGAAG TGGTGCCCTTCCAGGAAGTGTGGGGCCGTAGCTACTGCCGGGCCCTGGAGAGGCTGGTGGACATCGTGTCTGAGTACCCCGGCGAGGTTGAGCACATGTTCAGCCCGTCCTGCGTCTCCCTGCTGCGCTGCACGGGCTGCTGTGGCGATGAGAACCTGCACTGTGTTCCAGTGGAGACGGTCAATGTCACCATGCAG ctCCTGAAGATCCGCTCTGGGGACCGGCCCTCCTACGTGGAGCTGACGTTCTCTCAGCATGTGCGCTGCGAGTGCAG GTGCGGCGATACTGTTCCCCGGAGGTAA
- the PGF gene encoding placenta growth factor isoform X6: protein MPAMRLFTCFLQLLAGLALPAVPPQWALSAANGSSEVEVVPFQEVWGRSYCRALERLVDIVSEYPGEVEHMFSPSCVSLLRCTGCCGDENLHCVPVETVNVTMQLLKIRSGDRPSYVELTFSQHVRCECRPLREKMKPERRRPKGRGKRKREKQRHTDCHLCGDTVPRR, encoded by the exons ATGCCTGCCATGAGGCTGTTCACTTGCTTCCTGCAGCTCCTGGCTGGGCTGGCCCTGCCTGCTGTGCCCCCCCAG TGGGCCTTGTCTGCTGCGAACGGCTCATCAGAGGTGGAAG TGGTGCCCTTCCAGGAAGTGTGGGGCCGTAGCTACTGCCGGGCCCTGGAGAGGCTGGTGGACATCGTGTCTGAGTACCCCGGCGAGGTTGAGCACATGTTCAGCCCGTCCTGCGTCTCCCTGCTGCGCTGCACGGGCTGCTGTGGCGATGAGAACCTGCACTGTGTTCCAGTGGAGACGGTCAATGTCACCATGCAG ctCCTGAAGATCCGCTCTGGGGACCGGCCCTCCTACGTGGAGCTGACGTTCTCTCAGCATGTGCGCTGCGAGTGCAG GCCTCTGCGGGAGAAGATGAAGCCAGAAAG GAGGAGACCCAAgggcagggggaagaggaagagagagaagcagagacacacAGACTGCCACCT GTGCGGCGATACTGTTCCCCGGAGGTAA
- the PGF gene encoding placenta growth factor isoform X5: MPAMRLFTCFLQLLAGLALPAVPPQQWALSAANGSSEVEVVPFQEVWGRSYCRALERLVDIVSEYPGEVEHMFSPSCVSLLRCTGCCGDENLHCVPVETVNVTMQLLKIRSGDRPSYVELTFSQHVRCECRPLREKMKPERRRPKGRGKRKREKQRHTDCHLCGDTVPRR; the protein is encoded by the exons ATGCCTGCCATGAGGCTGTTCACTTGCTTCCTGCAGCTCCTGGCTGGGCTGGCCCTGCCTGCTGTGCCCCCCCAG CAGTGGGCCTTGTCTGCTGCGAACGGCTCATCAGAGGTGGAAG TGGTGCCCTTCCAGGAAGTGTGGGGCCGTAGCTACTGCCGGGCCCTGGAGAGGCTGGTGGACATCGTGTCTGAGTACCCCGGCGAGGTTGAGCACATGTTCAGCCCGTCCTGCGTCTCCCTGCTGCGCTGCACGGGCTGCTGTGGCGATGAGAACCTGCACTGTGTTCCAGTGGAGACGGTCAATGTCACCATGCAG ctCCTGAAGATCCGCTCTGGGGACCGGCCCTCCTACGTGGAGCTGACGTTCTCTCAGCATGTGCGCTGCGAGTGCAG GCCTCTGCGGGAGAAGATGAAGCCAGAAAG GAGGAGACCCAAgggcagggggaagaggaagagagagaagcagagacacacAGACTGCCACCT GTGCGGCGATACTGTTCCCCGGAGGTAA
- the PGF gene encoding placenta growth factor isoform X7: MPAMRLFTCFLQLLAGLALPAVPPQQWALSAANGSSEVEVVPFQEVWGRSYCRALERLVDIVSEYPGEVEHMFSPSCVSLLRCTGCCGDENLHCVPVETVNVTMQLLKIRSGDRPSYVELTFSQHVRCECRPLREKMKPERCGDTVPRR, encoded by the exons ATGCCTGCCATGAGGCTGTTCACTTGCTTCCTGCAGCTCCTGGCTGGGCTGGCCCTGCCTGCTGTGCCCCCCCAG CAGTGGGCCTTGTCTGCTGCGAACGGCTCATCAGAGGTGGAAG TGGTGCCCTTCCAGGAAGTGTGGGGCCGTAGCTACTGCCGGGCCCTGGAGAGGCTGGTGGACATCGTGTCTGAGTACCCCGGCGAGGTTGAGCACATGTTCAGCCCGTCCTGCGTCTCCCTGCTGCGCTGCACGGGCTGCTGTGGCGATGAGAACCTGCACTGTGTTCCAGTGGAGACGGTCAATGTCACCATGCAG ctCCTGAAGATCCGCTCTGGGGACCGGCCCTCCTACGTGGAGCTGACGTTCTCTCAGCATGTGCGCTGCGAGTGCAG GCCTCTGCGGGAGAAGATGAAGCCAGAAAG GTGCGGCGATACTGTTCCCCGGAGGTAA
- the PGF gene encoding placenta growth factor isoform X9 yields MFSPSCVSLLRCTGCCGDENLHCVPVETVNVTMQLLKIRSGDRPSYVELTFSQHVRCECRPLREKMKPERRRPKGRGKRKREKQRHTDCHLACLLPPTGLRKSFHAMGLGLAKSYPMSPTLHERRPPPHSVKIGMLGRILGAAILFPGGNQPLGGERPHTQLVYLLPPCWHLPSIY; encoded by the exons ATGTTCAGCCCGTCCTGCGTCTCCCTGCTGCGCTGCACGGGCTGCTGTGGCGATGAGAACCTGCACTGTGTTCCAGTGGAGACGGTCAATGTCACCATGCAG ctCCTGAAGATCCGCTCTGGGGACCGGCCCTCCTACGTGGAGCTGACGTTCTCTCAGCATGTGCGCTGCGAGTGCAG GCCTCTGCGGGAGAAGATGAAGCCAGAAAG GAGGAGACCCAAgggcagggggaagaggaagagagagaagcagagacacacAGACTGCCACCT GGCCTGTCTCCTTCCACCAACAGGACTCAGGAAATCATTTCATGCCATGGGACTGGGGCTGGCCAAGTCCTACCCCATGAGCCCAACCCTGCACGAGCGGAGACCTCCACCCCACTCTGTGAAGATAGGGATGCTGGGGAGGATTCTGG GTGCGGCGATACTGTTCCCCGGAGGTAACCAGCCCCTCGGAGGAGAGAGACCCCACACCCAGCTCGTGTATTTATTACCTCCCTGCTGGCACCTGCCCTCTATTTATTAG